In bacterium, a single window of DNA contains:
- a CDS encoding rhomboid family intramembrane serine protease, giving the protein MGWLQKTPLVSLLFAVAIAAVPFLLGDPSPGSGARFDNAREAARDYFVRNPVLDVDALGELVLDATWLAEARSEAALAEAESASDVRLPPRLLARSQARLDGLIDEAYVARMGADPAWRLGVLDQQTPSRNYISHAFVHGAMAAVGLCIAVLLLVGVPLERSWGSPIFALFVLTSIPLTAQAYRVLDGASGVPWSGSAGLAGALVGAYFIRSLGGQLPFPGWVVLPVWIATESFAVRGLWIDDLGAVPWATLCAAVGFGAATAGVLRLLSVEARIDSISNERRGKGPNPVVLRAARLRSDGDPYQAFDLIQAAWREDPEDSDVREAFFSIAVEVGQPEAAAEAILPSLRTALRKGEFALALDYWYPLAATRCEVSLEPTAFVRLGEALLDASHPEEALFSLQGAIDAGVSSAGAARIVNIARDLDPELTRTAAQLALEDPSIEGHLREELERLVATTDAPGAPAASPAPPPASRSQLDRRVQAEHQTVETTAFPLELDTDVEPAQTSDANEDALAAQALDTGALSMERLAADAAADPEAAPVDSGDVLSHWNDRSAIDADALADVSGVLEPTMNEDSLFEIDDLETPESGFDFGLHSVGADQVDPLEDETDSDLTPMMDATDELTSPLAGDEDTSTAVFGDDASAAASDADAKTTFLDATPAVSIDDDGRTAFFDPQAESDATPVAPATGDVAFASPGPEAATTVLTRRVLKAVDAVPVGASDVWIEVDAEGRGKTKLPLDRIDAIALGAVDGLGPRPVLVIDFVLNWTGDTRDPLKSIRARSDRFDPLAFSPGAANPFEALTTWIASLEARTGATCLPNRDVLEGRFGRFEDLASYERDVLLAESAS; this is encoded by the coding sequence TTGGGTTGGCTGCAGAAGACGCCGCTCGTGAGCCTGCTCTTCGCCGTCGCGATCGCGGCGGTGCCCTTCTTGCTCGGCGATCCGTCGCCCGGCTCGGGCGCCCGCTTCGACAACGCGCGGGAAGCGGCACGGGACTATTTCGTCCGGAATCCGGTCCTCGACGTAGATGCCCTCGGTGAGCTCGTCCTCGACGCCACCTGGCTCGCGGAGGCTCGCTCGGAGGCCGCCCTCGCCGAAGCCGAGTCCGCGAGCGACGTCCGTCTTCCGCCTCGGCTGCTCGCCCGCTCCCAGGCTCGGCTCGACGGCCTGATCGACGAGGCCTACGTCGCGCGCATGGGCGCCGATCCCGCCTGGCGTCTCGGCGTGCTCGATCAGCAGACGCCGAGCCGGAACTACATCTCGCATGCGTTCGTCCACGGGGCGATGGCGGCGGTCGGGCTGTGCATCGCCGTGCTCCTGTTGGTCGGCGTGCCCCTCGAACGAAGCTGGGGCTCTCCGATCTTCGCGCTCTTCGTGCTCACGTCGATCCCGTTGACCGCACAGGCCTACCGCGTGCTCGACGGCGCGAGTGGCGTGCCGTGGAGCGGCAGCGCAGGCCTCGCCGGCGCGCTCGTCGGAGCCTACTTCATTCGGAGTCTCGGCGGTCAGCTGCCGTTTCCGGGTTGGGTCGTGCTCCCGGTCTGGATCGCGACGGAGTCGTTCGCGGTCCGTGGCCTCTGGATCGACGACCTCGGCGCCGTTCCCTGGGCGACGCTCTGCGCGGCGGTGGGCTTCGGGGCTGCGACGGCAGGCGTCCTGCGACTGCTGAGCGTCGAGGCGCGAATCGACTCGATCTCCAACGAGCGCCGCGGCAAGGGGCCGAACCCGGTCGTCCTTCGCGCCGCGCGTCTGCGCAGCGACGGGGACCCCTATCAGGCCTTCGATCTGATCCAGGCCGCGTGGCGCGAGGATCCCGAGGACAGCGACGTCCGCGAGGCCTTCTTCTCGATCGCCGTCGAGGTCGGACAGCCGGAGGCCGCAGCCGAGGCGATCCTGCCGAGCCTGCGGACGGCGCTTCGCAAGGGCGAGTTCGCCCTCGCGCTCGACTACTGGTACCCCCTCGCGGCGACGCGCTGCGAGGTCTCTCTCGAGCCGACGGCCTTCGTGCGGTTGGGCGAGGCGCTGCTCGACGCGAGTCATCCCGAGGAGGCGCTCTTCTCGCTGCAGGGCGCGATCGACGCCGGCGTGTCCTCCGCCGGTGCGGCGCGGATCGTGAACATCGCTCGTGACCTCGACCCGGAGCTCACCCGCACGGCGGCGCAGCTCGCCCTCGAGGATCCCTCGATCGAAGGCCACCTCCGCGAAGAGCTCGAACGCCTCGTCGCGACGACCGACGCGCCGGGGGCGCCTGCCGCGAGCCCGGCCCCGCCGCCGGCGTCCCGTTCGCAGCTCGATCGTCGGGTGCAGGCCGAGCACCAGACCGTGGAGACGACCGCCTTTCCGCTCGAGCTCGATACCGACGTCGAGCCAGCGCAGACCTCCGATGCCAACGAGGACGCCCTCGCCGCGCAGGCCCTCGATACGGGCGCACTCTCGATGGAGCGTCTCGCTGCGGACGCGGCCGCCGACCCGGAGGCGGCTCCGGTCGACTCCGGCGATGTGCTCTCCCATTGGAACGACCGGTCGGCGATCGATGCCGACGCGCTCGCCGACGTCTCGGGGGTCCTCGAGCCGACGATGAACGAGGACTCGCTCTTCGAGATCGATGATCTCGAGACACCGGAGTCCGGGTTCGATTTCGGTCTCCACAGCGTCGGCGCGGACCAGGTGGATCCGTTGGAGGACGAGACCGACTCGGATCTCACGCCGATGATGGACGCGACCGACGAGCTCACGAGTCCGCTCGCCGGGGACGAAGACACGTCGACCGCCGTCTTCGGCGACGACGCCTCGGCCGCCGCCTCCGATGCCGACGCGAAGACGACGTTCCTCGACGCGACTCCGGCGGTGTCGATCGACGACGACGGCCGGACCGCCTTCTTCGATCCGCAGGCCGAGAGCGACGCGACGCCCGTCGCCCCCGCGACCGGCGACGTCGCGTTCGCCTCGCCGGGCCCCGAGGCCGCGACGACGGTGCTCACTCGCCGCGTGCTCAAGGCCGTCGACGCGGTTCCGGTCGGCGCGAGCGACGTGTGGATCGAGGTCGACGCCGAGGGCCGCGGGAAGACGAAGCTCCCCCTCGACCGGATCGATGCGATCGCCCTCGGTGCGGTCGACGGGCTCGGTCCGCGGCCGGTCCTCGTCATCGACTTCGTGCTCAACTGGACCGGCGACACCCGCGACCCGCTCAAGTCGATCCGGGCGCGCAGCGATCGCTTCGACCCGCTCGCCTTCTCTCCGGGGGCCGCGAATCCCTTCGAAGCGCTCACCACCTGGATCGCGTCCCTCGAGGCGAGAACGGGGGCGACCTGCCTTCCGAACCGGGACGTTCTCGAGGGCCGGTTCGGCCGCTTCGAGGACCTCGCGAGCTACGAACGCGACGTCCTGCTCGCGGAGTCCGCGTCCTAG
- a CDS encoding phytanoyl-CoA dioxygenase family protein, with product MGSLTQDQIDHYWREGYVVLPPVLESHEIERFLARARDVVHGDVPPEAANRIVKDISFVKGHLPMPEDPEHAVWKILNPDRFDATFRACLSLPKVLDAVESLIGEDLMAFLLMFIYKPLGVPQSVHPFHQDAVYFMFEPQDSCLGVWIPLDPVDEKNGTLEVVPRSHTEGVKEHGAREGINFGAFAAEGVEGEEDVHRRSIALEMQPGECLLFNTRLYHRSGGNETDRHRRVITLHMASTKCRMTGPGIEEYAFSHVRGRLYDGCLKPLAEPRLSLTNAFVEAEEGS from the coding sequence ATGGGCAGCCTCACGCAGGACCAGATCGATCACTACTGGCGCGAGGGGTACGTCGTCCTTCCGCCCGTCCTCGAGTCCCACGAGATCGAACGTTTCCTGGCGCGCGCCCGGGACGTCGTCCACGGCGACGTCCCGCCGGAGGCCGCGAACCGGATCGTCAAGGACATCTCGTTCGTCAAGGGGCATCTCCCGATGCCCGAGGATCCCGAACACGCGGTCTGGAAGATCCTCAACCCGGACCGCTTCGACGCGACCTTCCGCGCGTGTCTCTCGCTCCCGAAGGTCCTCGACGCCGTCGAGTCGCTGATCGGCGAGGATCTGATGGCCTTCCTGCTGATGTTCATCTACAAGCCGCTCGGCGTTCCCCAGTCGGTCCACCCGTTCCACCAGGACGCGGTCTACTTCATGTTCGAGCCACAGGATTCCTGCCTCGGCGTATGGATCCCGCTCGATCCGGTCGACGAGAAGAACGGCACCCTCGAAGTCGTGCCCCGTTCCCATACGGAGGGCGTGAAGGAGCACGGCGCCCGCGAGGGGATCAACTTCGGCGCCTTCGCCGCCGAGGGCGTCGAGGGAGAAGAGGACGTCCATCGTCGATCGATCGCCCTCGAGATGCAGCCCGGTGAGTGCCTGCTCTTCAATACGCGGCTCTACCACCGGAGCGGAGGCAACGAGACCGACCGCCACCGCCGGGTGATCACGCTGCACATGGCCAGCACGAAGTGTCGGATGACCGGGCCGGGGATCGAGGAGTACGCGTTCAGCCACGTCCGCGGCCGGCTCTACGACGGCTGTCTGAAGCCCCTGGCGGAGCCGCGGCTGTCCCTGACCAACGCCTTCGTCGAGGCCGAAGAAGGCAGTTGA
- a CDS encoding PaaI family thioesterase: MAEHDPIDGDRTYYDPEAVPNPTVWRQKRRLADALRRVIEHMVLSDAPEDELASAADALERYADRLEGHPKLVRTMGHPEAATSGDAAAFFDQSPIIGLANPLAPPLAIARSGELTARATATFGSAYEGPPGHVHGGWIAAAFDEVLGYVQSLGGNPGMTGRLTVHYRRPTPLHVDLRFEARLLREEGRKIFTEAQVYAGDTLTAEAEGLFLSIPPERLAALASEAIGSDGAASG, encoded by the coding sequence ATGGCCGAGCACGACCCGATCGACGGGGATCGCACCTACTACGACCCCGAGGCGGTTCCGAATCCGACGGTCTGGCGGCAGAAGCGGCGCCTGGCCGATGCCCTGCGCCGCGTGATCGAGCACATGGTGCTCTCCGACGCGCCGGAAGACGAGCTCGCCAGCGCCGCCGACGCGCTCGAGCGCTACGCGGATCGTCTCGAGGGTCACCCGAAGCTCGTCCGCACGATGGGCCATCCGGAAGCCGCGACGTCGGGCGATGCGGCCGCCTTCTTCGACCAGAGCCCGATCATCGGTCTCGCCAACCCGCTCGCGCCGCCGCTGGCGATTGCCCGATCCGGCGAGCTCACCGCCCGCGCGACCGCGACCTTCGGCTCCGCCTACGAGGGGCCGCCGGGTCACGTCCACGGCGGCTGGATCGCCGCCGCCTTCGACGAGGTGCTCGGCTACGTGCAGAGCCTCGGCGGCAACCCCGGCATGACCGGCCGCCTGACCGTGCACTACCGCCGTCCCACGCCACTCCACGTCGACCTCCGGTTCGAAGCCCGGCTGCTGCGCGAAGAGGGCCGGAAGATCTTCACCGAGGCGCAGGTCTACGCCGGCGACACGCTCACCGCCGAAGCCGAAGGCCTCTTCCTTTCGATCCCTCCCGAGCGGCTCGCCGCCCTCGCGAGCGAGGCGATCGGATCGGACGGCGCGGCGAGCGGGTAG
- a CDS encoding exodeoxyribonuclease III: MKTPPKKSKDDVRVYSWNVNGIRAATKKGLDVWVRDSRAEIIGLQEVRADTTAIPDEILALDDYQHHYVAAEKKGYSGVGLLSRRKPDRLDTSLGEDRFDAEGRLQVARFGRLVVANGYFPNGSGKDRSNDRVPYKLDWYRALFEKVEKWRRGGYRVLVMGDYNTAHKEIDLARPKDNRKTSGFLPVECEELDRWIDAGWIDTFRAFEDGPGHYSWWSQRFGVRAKNIGWRIDYVLASPSAMPFVRNAFIEPDTQGSDHCPIGVDLDPAIFG; the protein is encoded by the coding sequence ATGAAGACACCCCCGAAGAAGAGCAAGGACGACGTCCGGGTCTATTCCTGGAACGTGAACGGCATTCGCGCCGCGACGAAGAAGGGCCTCGACGTCTGGGTGCGCGACTCCCGGGCGGAGATCATCGGCCTGCAGGAAGTCCGCGCCGACACGACGGCAATCCCCGACGAGATCCTCGCCCTCGACGACTACCAGCACCACTACGTCGCTGCCGAGAAGAAGGGCTACTCCGGGGTCGGCCTCCTCTCCCGGCGCAAGCCCGACCGCCTCGACACGAGCCTCGGCGAAGACCGCTTCGACGCGGAGGGACGGCTCCAGGTCGCGCGCTTCGGCCGCCTCGTGGTCGCGAACGGCTACTTCCCGAACGGATCAGGCAAGGACCGAAGCAACGACCGCGTGCCCTACAAGCTCGACTGGTATCGCGCCCTCTTCGAGAAGGTCGAGAAATGGCGGCGCGGGGGCTACCGAGTCCTCGTCATGGGCGACTACAACACGGCCCACAAGGAAATCGACCTCGCCCGGCCGAAGGACAACCGCAAGACCTCGGGATTCCTCCCGGTGGAATGCGAAGAGCTCGACCGCTGGATCGACGCCGGCTGGATCGACACCTTCCGCGCCTTCGAGGACGGACCCGGCCACTACTCCTGGTGGAGTCAGCGCTTCGGCGTCCGCGCGAAGAACATCGGCTGGCGGATCGACTACGTCCTCGCCTCGCCGTCGGCGATGCCCTTCGTGCGCAACGCCTTCATCGAGCCCGACACCCAGGGCTCCGACCACTGCCCGATCGGCGTCGACCTCGACCCGGCGATCTTCGGCTGA
- the speA gene encoding biosynthetic arginine decarboxylase, with protein sequence MSEWTPKQSADLYRIADWGDGFFSVSPDGDLRVHPRGTETGMNASSSEPSRSIDLPHLVGELERRGLRRPMLIRFSDILAARIEHLAGCFSEAIAENAYAGRWRGVYPIKVNQQAHVVEEVVEFGAPFGVGLEAGSKPELLIALALLDTQDALLVCNGYKDRAYVETALLAQRLGRNPVIVVDRYNEIDLIVKAAASLGIRPQIGLRARLSTVGAGRWVESSGERSKFGLSADELVRAVERLRAEDMLDCVRLLHFHIGSQITSIRAHKDALREAMRIYVGLHRLGAESLHLLDVGGGLGVDYIGGGTDDPSSMNYSTQEYANDIVFAASQACADAGISEPDLITESGRAMVAHHSVLVFDVIGVNRDQSPAKPPTCEEDDHAVLHSLKEAVDTIAPETLSECYHDLLHGRDEAASLFSLGYLDLRGRAKSETLFHTGCRRIGEILSQLGETPEGFEDLNELLTDTYFGNFSIFQSAPDAWAVKQVFPVMPIHRLDEEPARNGTIVDLTCDSDGRLDRFIGEHEEQPTLRLHAWNGAPYFLAVFLVGAYQEILGDLHNLFGDTDAVHVRLDGEDGYEVEHFVEGDAVTDVLSYVQYDKRALSERVRRTIERALRDGRISLEDSALLRKRYDQGLNGYTYLSDES encoded by the coding sequence ATGTCCGAATGGACCCCGAAACAGAGCGCCGATCTCTATCGGATCGCCGACTGGGGCGACGGCTTCTTCTCCGTCTCTCCCGACGGAGACCTCCGCGTGCATCCGCGTGGAACGGAGACCGGGATGAACGCGTCGAGCAGCGAGCCGTCGCGCTCGATCGACCTGCCTCATCTCGTCGGCGAGCTCGAGCGTCGCGGCCTGCGTCGTCCCATGCTGATCCGCTTCTCGGACATCCTCGCGGCGCGGATCGAGCACCTGGCCGGCTGCTTCTCGGAGGCGATCGCGGAAAACGCCTACGCCGGGCGCTGGCGCGGGGTCTATCCGATCAAGGTCAACCAGCAGGCCCACGTGGTCGAGGAGGTCGTCGAGTTCGGCGCGCCCTTCGGTGTCGGTCTCGAAGCAGGCAGCAAGCCGGAGCTGCTGATCGCCCTGGCGCTGCTCGACACGCAGGACGCGCTGCTCGTCTGCAACGGCTACAAGGACCGCGCCTACGTCGAGACCGCGCTCCTCGCCCAGCGCCTCGGCCGCAACCCGGTGATCGTGGTCGACCGGTACAACGAGATCGACCTGATCGTGAAGGCCGCCGCGAGCCTCGGGATCCGGCCCCAGATCGGACTGCGGGCGCGGCTGTCGACCGTCGGCGCCGGTCGTTGGGTCGAGTCGAGCGGCGAGCGCTCGAAGTTCGGGCTGTCTGCCGACGAGCTGGTGCGGGCGGTGGAGCGCCTGCGCGCCGAGGACATGCTGGACTGCGTCCGGCTGCTCCACTTCCACATCGGGAGCCAGATCACGTCGATCCGCGCCCACAAGGACGCGCTCCGCGAGGCGATGAGGATCTACGTCGGGCTCCACCGACTCGGTGCCGAGTCGCTCCACCTGCTCGACGTGGGCGGTGGCCTCGGCGTCGACTACATCGGCGGCGGGACCGACGACCCGTCGTCCATGAACTACTCGACCCAGGAATACGCGAACGACATCGTCTTCGCCGCCAGCCAGGCCTGCGCCGACGCCGGCATCTCCGAGCCGGACCTCATCACCGAGTCGGGCCGCGCGATGGTCGCCCACCACTCGGTGCTGGTCTTCGACGTGATTGGCGTGAACCGGGACCAGAGCCCGGCGAAGCCACCGACCTGTGAAGAGGACGACCACGCCGTCCTGCACTCGCTCAAAGAGGCCGTCGATACGATCGCGCCGGAGACCCTCTCCGAGTGCTACCACGATCTGCTCCACGGACGCGACGAAGCCGCTTCGCTCTTCTCCCTCGGCTACCTCGACCTGCGCGGCCGCGCGAAGTCCGAGACGCTCTTCCATACGGGCTGCCGCCGGATCGGAGAGATCCTCTCGCAGCTCGGCGAGACGCCCGAGGGGTTCGAGGACCTGAACGAGCTCCTGACCGACACCTATTTCGGAAACTTCTCGATCTTCCAATCCGCTCCGGACGCCTGGGCGGTCAAGCAGGTCTTCCCGGTCATGCCGATCCATCGGCTGGACGAAGAGCCCGCGCGGAACGGGACGATCGTCGACCTGACCTGCGACTCCGACGGTCGACTCGACCGTTTCATCGGCGAGCACGAGGAACAGCCGACGCTGCGGCTCCACGCCTGGAACGGCGCGCCCTACTTCCTCGCCGTCTTCCTGGTCGGCGCCTATCAGGAGATCCTGGGCGATCTGCACAACCTCTTCGGGGACACCGACGCCGTCCACGTCCGCCTCGACGGCGAAGACGGCTACGAAGTCGAGCACTTCGTCGAGGGCGACGCGGTGACCGATGTCCTCTCCTACGTCCAGTACGACAAGCGTGCCCTCTCCGAGCGGGTTCGCCGCACGATCGAGCGGGCGTTGCGCGACGGCCGGATCTCCCTCGAGGATTCGGCCCTCCTCCGGAAGCGCTACGACCAGGGCCTGAACGGCTATACCTATTTGTCCGACGAGAGCTGA
- a CDS encoding His/Gly/Thr/Pro-type tRNA ligase C-terminal domain-containing protein, with translation MIAELLADEGLWPDLARDVQDVVYAFGPAEKPAAIGVASRLRAEGRRVELCLGQSKLKRVLGDADKAGAERVFLIGDDERARGVVKVRNLAAKEEHEEPL, from the coding sequence GTGATCGCAGAGCTCCTGGCGGACGAAGGCCTCTGGCCGGATCTCGCGCGGGATGTGCAGGACGTCGTCTACGCCTTCGGACCGGCAGAGAAGCCCGCCGCGATCGGCGTCGCCTCCCGGCTCCGAGCGGAGGGACGTCGGGTCGAGCTCTGCCTCGGCCAGAGCAAGCTCAAGCGCGTACTGGGCGATGCGGACAAGGCCGGCGCCGAGCGTGTCTTCCTGATCGGCGACGACGAGCGCGCCCGCGGCGTCGTGAAGGTGCGGAACCTCGCCGCCAAGGAAGAGCACGAAGAGCCGCTCTAG
- a CDS encoding VCBS repeat-containing protein has translation MISMLAKTALRGRPDRLVLTLALTVLAIGVLACGDDGAPGASQKTEPAQAAAAPTPAPEKKKSTRPETPADIQNGLVLALSAFPEGSSDPLPAELEFIVRKGGEWVVTRMTDEASNVFHKAMAYETPAGETKLLTGAGEKALLKLWTKQPDGAFYSETIWEKDFGGQFSRMRDIEVGDIDGNGTNVMAVATHDQGVVAVVRPTADGYAVEELDVEKDTFVHEVELGDVDGDGAMEIYATPSEPNKLDGSHQSGQVVRYVPSKGEGRVVVADLGDRHAKEILVHDIDGNGKDELYVIVEGQVDPETKRMSHRTEVWRYEADTPADQGVVIAELDDRLGRFLTPADLDGDGKKEIVAALFAKGVWWLRPGDDPTKPWRKKAIDRRSSSFEHATIALDLDEDGQQELYVAGDNQGEIRRYVWNGRRLVKEVIYERNDPRSILTWNIMPIPAELALE, from the coding sequence ATGATTTCGATGCTCGCGAAGACTGCGCTCCGAGGGCGCCCCGACAGGCTCGTCCTGACCCTCGCCCTGACGGTTCTCGCCATCGGGGTTCTGGCGTGCGGCGACGACGGCGCGCCCGGCGCCTCCCAGAAGACCGAGCCCGCCCAGGCCGCCGCGGCGCCGACCCCGGCGCCCGAGAAGAAGAAGTCGACCCGCCCGGAGACGCCCGCGGACATCCAGAACGGTCTCGTGCTCGCGCTCTCCGCGTTCCCGGAAGGCTCTTCCGATCCGCTCCCCGCGGAGCTCGAGTTCATCGTCCGCAAGGGCGGCGAGTGGGTCGTCACCCGGATGACCGACGAGGCGAGCAACGTCTTCCACAAGGCGATGGCCTACGAGACCCCCGCCGGCGAGACGAAGCTCCTGACCGGCGCCGGCGAGAAGGCGCTGCTCAAGCTCTGGACGAAGCAGCCGGACGGGGCCTTCTACTCCGAGACGATCTGGGAGAAGGACTTCGGCGGACAGTTCTCGCGCATGCGCGACATCGAGGTCGGCGACATCGACGGCAACGGCACGAACGTGATGGCCGTCGCGACCCACGACCAGGGCGTCGTCGCGGTCGTGCGGCCGACCGCCGACGGCTACGCGGTCGAGGAGCTCGACGTCGAGAAGGACACCTTCGTGCACGAGGTGGAGCTCGGGGACGTCGACGGCGACGGGGCGATGGAGATCTACGCCACGCCCTCCGAGCCGAACAAGCTCGACGGCTCGCACCAGTCGGGCCAGGTCGTGCGCTACGTCCCGAGCAAGGGCGAGGGCCGCGTCGTCGTGGCGGATCTCGGCGATCGCCACGCGAAGGAGATCCTCGTCCACGACATCGACGGCAACGGCAAGGACGAGCTCTACGTGATCGTCGAGGGGCAGGTCGATCCGGAGACGAAGCGCATGAGCCACCGGACCGAGGTCTGGCGCTACGAGGCCGATACGCCGGCGGACCAGGGCGTCGTGATCGCCGAGCTCGACGATCGACTGGGACGCTTCCTGACGCCCGCGGACCTCGATGGCGACGGGAAGAAGGAGATCGTGGCGGCCCTCTTCGCGAAGGGCGTCTGGTGGCTGCGGCCCGGTGACGACCCGACGAAGCCCTGGCGCAAGAAGGCGATCGATCGCCGCTCCTCGAGCTTCGAGCACGCGACGATCGCGCTCGACCTCGACGAGGACGGCCAGCAGGAGCTCTACGTCGCCGGAGACAACCAGGGCGAGATCCGGCGCTACGTCTGGAACGGCCGCCGGCTCGTCAAGGAAGTGATCTACGAGCGGAACGACCCGCGCTCGATCCTGACCTGGAACATCATGCCGATCCCGGCGGAGCTGGCGCTCGAGTAG
- a CDS encoding nucleoside phosphorylase translates to MSDAQPITGLRPGELAPHAFVCGDPARVERISADWDDKRVVAQVREYMVVTGSKDGIPLSVASHGIGAPGTAVLLEEMIKLGVKTIVRIGNSGGLDPALEVGDLAITTGCVRDDGTSKTYVVPEYPAVASWDVVGALVAAASATNARVRTGVTWSLDAFYARNAVAGPDDTLLSMSVDGYWPSPLGARIRDMQQARILNCEMEAGILLTLAGLFGIRAGAICVVSDKAPWPGPSEIDLDANMGQCIEIATNAMLALARMDA, encoded by the coding sequence TTGAGCGACGCCCAACCGATCACCGGCCTGCGTCCCGGTGAACTCGCCCCCCACGCCTTCGTCTGCGGCGACCCCGCCCGGGTCGAGCGCATCTCCGCCGACTGGGACGACAAGCGCGTCGTGGCGCAGGTGCGCGAGTACATGGTCGTGACCGGATCGAAGGATGGGATCCCGCTCTCGGTCGCCTCGCACGGCATCGGGGCCCCTGGCACCGCCGTCCTGCTCGAAGAGATGATCAAGCTCGGCGTGAAGACGATCGTCCGGATCGGGAACTCCGGCGGCCTCGACCCGGCCCTCGAGGTCGGCGACCTCGCGATCACGACCGGCTGCGTGCGCGACGACGGCACGAGCAAGACCTACGTCGTGCCGGAGTATCCGGCGGTCGCGAGCTGGGACGTCGTCGGCGCGCTCGTCGCGGCGGCGAGCGCGACGAACGCGCGCGTGCGCACCGGCGTGACCTGGTCCCTCGACGCGTTCTACGCGCGCAACGCCGTCGCGGGTCCGGACGACACGCTCCTCAGCATGAGCGTCGACGGCTACTGGCCGTCCCCTCTCGGCGCACGCATCCGCGACATGCAGCAGGCCCGCATCCTCAACTGCGAAATGGAGGCCGGGATCCTGCTGACCCTCGCGGGACTCTTCGGGATCCGCGCGGGCGCGATCTGCGTCGTCTCGGACAAAGCCCCCTGGCCCGGCCCCTCGGAGATCGACCTCGACGCGAACATGGGTCAGTGCATCGAGATCGCGACGAACGCGATGCTGGCCCTCGCTCGGATGGACGCCTGA
- a CDS encoding GNAT family N-acetyltransferase produces the protein MLRLETDRLILRPFAPTDFDAVHAYGSDPEVTRYTSFGPNTEEETRGFLETCVDGMALAAATSPETHVETGSLDWAIVLRDGDSLIGGCGLRGGLPGSGELETGYVLNRGYWRRGFGREAVEALRDFAFGPLAARRVFARIFPANAGSIALIESLGFVREGVRRRDFFVRGAWEDAAVYAQLADDPR, from the coding sequence ATGCTCCGCCTCGAGACCGATCGCCTGATCCTCCGCCCCTTCGCGCCGACCGACTTCGACGCGGTCCACGCCTACGGGAGCGATCCCGAAGTCACGCGCTACACGAGCTTCGGTCCGAACACCGAAGAGGAGACCCGCGGCTTTCTCGAGACGTGCGTCGACGGCATGGCCCTCGCCGCTGCGACTTCGCCGGAGACGCACGTCGAGACCGGCTCCCTCGACTGGGCGATCGTGCTCCGTGACGGCGACTCGTTGATCGGGGGGTGCGGCTTGCGCGGCGGGCTGCCCGGAAGCGGCGAGCTCGAGACCGGCTACGTGCTGAATCGTGGCTATTGGAGGCGGGGCTTCGGGCGCGAAGCGGTCGAGGCCCTGAGGGACTTCGCGTTCGGTCCCTTGGCGGCCCGCCGGGTCTTCGCGCGGATCTTCCCCGCCAACGCCGGGTCGATCGCCCTGATCGAGTCCCTTGGATTCGTGCGGGAAGGGGTGCGGCGGCGGGACTTCTTCGTGCGTGGGGCATGGGAGGACGCGGCGGTCTACGCGCAGCTCGCCGACGATCCGCGATAG